One genomic window of Phoenix dactylifera cultivar Barhee BC4 chromosome 6, palm_55x_up_171113_PBpolish2nd_filt_p, whole genome shotgun sequence includes the following:
- the LOC120111007 gene encoding NAP1-related protein 2-like isoform X5, which translates to MVADNGKKSKVAERGEEDSDHIDGELVLSIEKLQEIQDELEKVNEEASDKVLEVEQKYNEIRRPVYIKRNEIIQSIPDFWLTAFLSHPALSDLLTEEDQKIFKYLVSLDVEDCQDLKSGYSIIFNFSPNPYFEDTKLVKTYSFTEEGVANITGTTIKWKEGMEIANGNGHEKKGGKRPFTEESFFSWFGETQQKNFSDGVTDEVAEIIKEDLWPNPLKYFNNEADEEDFDGDEDDEEHFPICTR; encoded by the exons ATGGTGGCGGACAACGGGAAGAAGTCGAAGGTAgcggagagaggggaggaggatTCCGATCATATTGATGGAGAGCTCGTGCTGTCCATCGAGAAACTGCAGGAGATTCAAGATGAGCTCGAGAAG GTTAATGAGGAAGCAAGTGATAAAGTTTTGGAGGTGGAACAGAAATATAATGAGATTCGAAGACCTGTCTACATTAAACGGAATGAGATCATCCAATCCATTCCAGACTTTTGGTTAACTGCG TTCCTGAGTCATCCTGCTCTTAGCGATCTTCTGACAGAGGAAGACCAAAAG ATTTTCAAGTATTTGGTTTCACTAGATGTTGAAGATTGTCAGGATTTAAAGTCAGGCTACTCCATTATATTT aactTCTCTCCTAACCCATATTTTGAAGACACAAAGCTTGTGAAGACTTATTCCTTCACTGAGGAAGGAGTGGCTAATATAACTGGTACGACTATCAAGTGGAAGGAGGGTATG GAGATTGCCAATGGTAATGGTCATGAGAAGAAGGGAGGCAAGCGACCTTTTACTGAGGAAAG TTTCTTTAGTTGGTTTGGTGAAACTCAACAGAAAAATTTCTCAGATGGTGTAACAGATGAG GTGGCAGAGATAATCAAGGAAGATTTATGGCCCAACCCTTTGAAGTATTTTAATAAT GAGGCTGATGAAGAGGACTTTGAtggagatgaagatgatgaagag CATTTTCCTATTTGCACACGCTAA
- the LOC120111007 gene encoding NAP1-related protein 2-like isoform X4: MVADNGKKSKVAERGEEDSDHIDGELVLSIEKLQEIQDELEKVNEEASDKVLEVEQKYNEIRRPVYIKRNEIIQSIPDFWLTAFLSHPALSDLLTEEDQKIFKYLVSLDVEDCQDLKSGYSIIFNFSPNPYFEDTKLVKTYSFTEEGVANITGTTIKWKEGMEIANGNGHEKKGGKRPFTEESFFSWFGETQQKNFSDGVTDEVAEIIKEDLWPNPLKYFNNEADEEDFDGDEDDEEEDSCYQKILVLYA; this comes from the exons ATGGTGGCGGACAACGGGAAGAAGTCGAAGGTAgcggagagaggggaggaggatTCCGATCATATTGATGGAGAGCTCGTGCTGTCCATCGAGAAACTGCAGGAGATTCAAGATGAGCTCGAGAAG GTTAATGAGGAAGCAAGTGATAAAGTTTTGGAGGTGGAACAGAAATATAATGAGATTCGAAGACCTGTCTACATTAAACGGAATGAGATCATCCAATCCATTCCAGACTTTTGGTTAACTGCG TTCCTGAGTCATCCTGCTCTTAGCGATCTTCTGACAGAGGAAGACCAAAAG ATTTTCAAGTATTTGGTTTCACTAGATGTTGAAGATTGTCAGGATTTAAAGTCAGGCTACTCCATTATATTT aactTCTCTCCTAACCCATATTTTGAAGACACAAAGCTTGTGAAGACTTATTCCTTCACTGAGGAAGGAGTGGCTAATATAACTGGTACGACTATCAAGTGGAAGGAGGGTATG GAGATTGCCAATGGTAATGGTCATGAGAAGAAGGGAGGCAAGCGACCTTTTACTGAGGAAAG TTTCTTTAGTTGGTTTGGTGAAACTCAACAGAAAAATTTCTCAGATGGTGTAACAGATGAG GTGGCAGAGATAATCAAGGAAGATTTATGGCCCAACCCTTTGAAGTATTTTAATAAT GAGGCTGATGAAGAGGACTTTGAtggagatgaagatgatgaagag GAGGACTCATGTTACCAAAAGATATTAGTTTTATATGCTTAA
- the LOC120111007 gene encoding NAP1-related protein 2-like isoform X1: MVADNGKKSKVAERGEEDSDHIDGELVLSIEKLQEIQDELEKVNEEASDKVLEVEQKYNEIRRPVYIKRNEIIQSIPDFWLTAFLSHPALSDLLTEEDQKIFKYLVSLDVEDCQDLKSGYSIIFNFSPNPYFEDTKLVKTYSFTEEGVANITGTTIKWKEGMEIANGNGHEKKGGKRPFTEESFFSWFGETQQKNFSDGVTDEVAEIIKEDLWPNPLKYFNNEADEEDFDGDEDDEEKGSEDDEDGEQDDDEEDDDEDDS, encoded by the exons ATGGTGGCGGACAACGGGAAGAAGTCGAAGGTAgcggagagaggggaggaggatTCCGATCATATTGATGGAGAGCTCGTGCTGTCCATCGAGAAACTGCAGGAGATTCAAGATGAGCTCGAGAAG GTTAATGAGGAAGCAAGTGATAAAGTTTTGGAGGTGGAACAGAAATATAATGAGATTCGAAGACCTGTCTACATTAAACGGAATGAGATCATCCAATCCATTCCAGACTTTTGGTTAACTGCG TTCCTGAGTCATCCTGCTCTTAGCGATCTTCTGACAGAGGAAGACCAAAAG ATTTTCAAGTATTTGGTTTCACTAGATGTTGAAGATTGTCAGGATTTAAAGTCAGGCTACTCCATTATATTT aactTCTCTCCTAACCCATATTTTGAAGACACAAAGCTTGTGAAGACTTATTCCTTCACTGAGGAAGGAGTGGCTAATATAACTGGTACGACTATCAAGTGGAAGGAGGGTATG GAGATTGCCAATGGTAATGGTCATGAGAAGAAGGGAGGCAAGCGACCTTTTACTGAGGAAAG TTTCTTTAGTTGGTTTGGTGAAACTCAACAGAAAAATTTCTCAGATGGTGTAACAGATGAG GTGGCAGAGATAATCAAGGAAGATTTATGGCCCAACCCTTTGAAGTATTTTAATAAT GAGGCTGATGAAGAGGACTTTGAtggagatgaagatgatgaagag AAGGGATCTGAAGATGATGAGGATGGTGAGCAAGATGATGACGAAGAGgacgatgatgaggatgatagttAG
- the LOC120111007 gene encoding NAP1-related protein 2-like isoform X2, translating into MVADNGKKSKVAERGEEDSDHIDGELVLSIEKLQEIQDELEKVNEEASDKVLEVEQKYNEIRRPVYIKRNEIIQSIPDFWLTAFLSHPALSDLLTEEDQKIFKYLVSLDVEDCQDLKSGYSIIFNFSPNPYFEDTKLVKTYSFTEEGVANITGTTIKWKEGMEIANGNGHEKKGGKRPFTEESFFSWFGETQQKNFSDGVTDEVAEIIKEDLWPNPLKYFNNEADEEDFDGDEDDEELEECIFAEFWPLVAWPSSGLQIL; encoded by the exons ATGGTGGCGGACAACGGGAAGAAGTCGAAGGTAgcggagagaggggaggaggatTCCGATCATATTGATGGAGAGCTCGTGCTGTCCATCGAGAAACTGCAGGAGATTCAAGATGAGCTCGAGAAG GTTAATGAGGAAGCAAGTGATAAAGTTTTGGAGGTGGAACAGAAATATAATGAGATTCGAAGACCTGTCTACATTAAACGGAATGAGATCATCCAATCCATTCCAGACTTTTGGTTAACTGCG TTCCTGAGTCATCCTGCTCTTAGCGATCTTCTGACAGAGGAAGACCAAAAG ATTTTCAAGTATTTGGTTTCACTAGATGTTGAAGATTGTCAGGATTTAAAGTCAGGCTACTCCATTATATTT aactTCTCTCCTAACCCATATTTTGAAGACACAAAGCTTGTGAAGACTTATTCCTTCACTGAGGAAGGAGTGGCTAATATAACTGGTACGACTATCAAGTGGAAGGAGGGTATG GAGATTGCCAATGGTAATGGTCATGAGAAGAAGGGAGGCAAGCGACCTTTTACTGAGGAAAG TTTCTTTAGTTGGTTTGGTGAAACTCAACAGAAAAATTTCTCAGATGGTGTAACAGATGAG GTGGCAGAGATAATCAAGGAAGATTTATGGCCCAACCCTTTGAAGTATTTTAATAAT GAGGCTGATGAAGAGGACTTTGAtggagatgaagatgatgaagag TTAGAGGAGTGCATATTTGCAGAATTTTGGCCTCTCGTTGCTTGGCCATCTTCGGGACTCCAAATACTAT AA
- the LOC120111007 gene encoding NAP1-related protein 2-like isoform X3: MVADNGKKSKVAERGEEDSDHIDGELVLSIEKLQEIQDELEKVNEEASDKVLEVEQKYNEIRRPVYIKRNEIIQSIPDFWLTAFLSHPALSDLLTEEDQKIFKYLVSLDVEDCQDLKSGYSIIFNFSPNPYFEDTKLVKTYSFTEEGVANITGTTIKWKEGMEIANGNGHEKKGGKRPFTEESFFSWFGETQQKNFSDGVTDEVAEIIKEDLWPNPLKYFNNEADEEDFDGDEDDEEGSEDDEDGEQDDDEEDDDEDDS; this comes from the exons ATGGTGGCGGACAACGGGAAGAAGTCGAAGGTAgcggagagaggggaggaggatTCCGATCATATTGATGGAGAGCTCGTGCTGTCCATCGAGAAACTGCAGGAGATTCAAGATGAGCTCGAGAAG GTTAATGAGGAAGCAAGTGATAAAGTTTTGGAGGTGGAACAGAAATATAATGAGATTCGAAGACCTGTCTACATTAAACGGAATGAGATCATCCAATCCATTCCAGACTTTTGGTTAACTGCG TTCCTGAGTCATCCTGCTCTTAGCGATCTTCTGACAGAGGAAGACCAAAAG ATTTTCAAGTATTTGGTTTCACTAGATGTTGAAGATTGTCAGGATTTAAAGTCAGGCTACTCCATTATATTT aactTCTCTCCTAACCCATATTTTGAAGACACAAAGCTTGTGAAGACTTATTCCTTCACTGAGGAAGGAGTGGCTAATATAACTGGTACGACTATCAAGTGGAAGGAGGGTATG GAGATTGCCAATGGTAATGGTCATGAGAAGAAGGGAGGCAAGCGACCTTTTACTGAGGAAAG TTTCTTTAGTTGGTTTGGTGAAACTCAACAGAAAAATTTCTCAGATGGTGTAACAGATGAG GTGGCAGAGATAATCAAGGAAGATTTATGGCCCAACCCTTTGAAGTATTTTAATAAT GAGGCTGATGAAGAGGACTTTGAtggagatgaagatgatgaagag GGATCTGAAGATGATGAGGATGGTGAGCAAGATGATGACGAAGAGgacgatgatgaggatgatagttAG
- the LOC103713166 gene encoding 3-oxoacyl-[acyl-carrier-protein] synthase III, chloroplastic-like isoform X2, with protein MILFSKLSKKIYRVVGMGSKLVGCGSAAPKLLISNNDLAQIVETSDEWISVRTGIRNRRVLTGNETVSGLAVEAAKGALQMAQVEPDDIDLVIMCTSTPDDLFGCGARVQRDLGCKNAWAFDATAACSGFVVGLITATRFIKGGGFQNVLVIGADALSRYVDWTDRGTCILFGDAAGAVLVQACSHDEDGLLGFDLHSDGHGQKHLNAIAKDEQTELILNNNGAPLFPPKRSSYSCIQMNGKEVFRFAVRCVPQSIEAALDKAGLTSSSIDWLLLHQANQRIMDAVATRLQMPPDKIISNLAGYGNTSAASIPLALDEAVRSGKVKDGNTIAAAGFGAGLTWGSAIVRWK; from the exons ATGATACTGTTTTCTAAATTGAGCAAGAAAATATACAGAGTTGTTGGAATGGGTTCGAAGCTTGTTGGATGTGGATCAGCTGCACCAAAGCTTCTGATTTCTAACAATGACCTTGCACAAATTGTTGAAACTTCAGATGAATGGATTTCTGTTCGCACAGGGATTCGCAACCGGCGTGTCCTTACAG GGAATGAAACAGTCAGTGGGTTGGCTGTAGAAGCAGCAAAGGGGGCTCTTCAAATGGCTCAAGTGGAACCTGATGATATCGATCTTGTCATTATGTGCACATCTACTCCAGATGACCTTTTCGGTTGCGGTGCTCGG GTACAGAGAGACTTAGGGTGCAAAAATGCTTGGGCCTTTGATGCTACAGCAGCTTGCAGCGGGTTTGTTGTGGGTCTGATCACAGCAACTCGTTTTATTAAAG GTGGTGGGTTTCAGAATGTCCTAGTAATTGGCGCAGATGCTCTCTCACGATATGTCGACTGGACAGATAGAGGCACATGCATACTTTTTGGTGATGCTGCTGGCGCTGTGCTGGTTCAG GCCTGCAGTCATGATGAAGATGGCTTGCTTGGCTTTGACTTGCACAGTGATGGTCATGGCCAAAA GCACCTAAATGCCATAGCCAAGGATGAGCAAACTGAGCTCATCTTGAACAATAATGGTGCACCTCTTTTTCCTCCAAAGAGATCATCATATTCTTGCATCCAAATGAACGGCAAGGAGGTTTTCCGCTTCGCAGTGCGGTGTGTGCCACAATCTATTGAAGCTGCACTGGACAAAGCTGGCCTCACAAGTTCCAGCATTGACTGGCTGCTGCTTCATCAG GCAAACCAACGCATCATGGATGCTGTAGCCACCCGGTTGCAGATGCCCCCGGACAAGATTATCTCAAATTTGGCTGGCTATGGGAACACGAGCGCTGCATCAATCCCTCTGGCATTGGATGAGGCTGTTCGAAGTGGAAAGGTGAAGGATGGCAATACAATTGCTGCTGCAGGTTTTGGAGCTGGACTTACGTGGGGATCTGCAATAGTGAGGTGGAAATGA
- the LOC103713166 gene encoding 3-oxoacyl-[acyl-carrier-protein] synthase III, chloroplastic-like isoform X1: protein MANAPGLVSPPAPFFRGRNLAPIGFFRPGHFLEARNARRAPLRCCAALGAATTSSNPRLPRVVGMGSKLVGCGSAAPKLLISNNDLAQIVETSDEWISVRTGIRNRRVLTGNETVSGLAVEAAKGALQMAQVEPDDIDLVIMCTSTPDDLFGCGARVQRDLGCKNAWAFDATAACSGFVVGLITATRFIKGGGFQNVLVIGADALSRYVDWTDRGTCILFGDAAGAVLVQACSHDEDGLLGFDLHSDGHGQKHLNAIAKDEQTELILNNNGAPLFPPKRSSYSCIQMNGKEVFRFAVRCVPQSIEAALDKAGLTSSSIDWLLLHQANQRIMDAVATRLQMPPDKIISNLAGYGNTSAASIPLALDEAVRSGKVKDGNTIAAAGFGAGLTWGSAIVRWK from the exons ATGGCTAATGCTCCTGGGCTCGTTTCTCCGCCTGCCCCGTTCTTCCGGGGAAGAAATTTGGCGCCTATTGGCTTTTTCCGGCCTGGCCACTTCTTGGAGGCGAGGAATGCGAGGAGGGCGCCGCTCAGGTGCTGCGCCGCCCTGGGAGCCGCCACCACCTCTTCCAATCCTCGTCTTCCAAG AGTTGTTGGAATGGGTTCGAAGCTTGTTGGATGTGGATCAGCTGCACCAAAGCTTCTGATTTCTAACAATGACCTTGCACAAATTGTTGAAACTTCAGATGAATGGATTTCTGTTCGCACAGGGATTCGCAACCGGCGTGTCCTTACAG GGAATGAAACAGTCAGTGGGTTGGCTGTAGAAGCAGCAAAGGGGGCTCTTCAAATGGCTCAAGTGGAACCTGATGATATCGATCTTGTCATTATGTGCACATCTACTCCAGATGACCTTTTCGGTTGCGGTGCTCGG GTACAGAGAGACTTAGGGTGCAAAAATGCTTGGGCCTTTGATGCTACAGCAGCTTGCAGCGGGTTTGTTGTGGGTCTGATCACAGCAACTCGTTTTATTAAAG GTGGTGGGTTTCAGAATGTCCTAGTAATTGGCGCAGATGCTCTCTCACGATATGTCGACTGGACAGATAGAGGCACATGCATACTTTTTGGTGATGCTGCTGGCGCTGTGCTGGTTCAG GCCTGCAGTCATGATGAAGATGGCTTGCTTGGCTTTGACTTGCACAGTGATGGTCATGGCCAAAA GCACCTAAATGCCATAGCCAAGGATGAGCAAACTGAGCTCATCTTGAACAATAATGGTGCACCTCTTTTTCCTCCAAAGAGATCATCATATTCTTGCATCCAAATGAACGGCAAGGAGGTTTTCCGCTTCGCAGTGCGGTGTGTGCCACAATCTATTGAAGCTGCACTGGACAAAGCTGGCCTCACAAGTTCCAGCATTGACTGGCTGCTGCTTCATCAG GCAAACCAACGCATCATGGATGCTGTAGCCACCCGGTTGCAGATGCCCCCGGACAAGATTATCTCAAATTTGGCTGGCTATGGGAACACGAGCGCTGCATCAATCCCTCTGGCATTGGATGAGGCTGTTCGAAGTGGAAAGGTGAAGGATGGCAATACAATTGCTGCTGCAGGTTTTGGAGCTGGACTTACGTGGGGATCTGCAATAGTGAGGTGGAAATGA